From Camelina sativa cultivar DH55 chromosome 5, Cs, whole genome shotgun sequence:
NNNNNNNNNNNNNNNNNNNNNNNNNNNNNNNNNNNNNNNNNNNNNNNNNNNNNNNNNNNNNNNNNNNNNNNNNNNNNNNNNNNNNNNNNNNNNNNNNNNNNNNNNNNNNNNNNNNNNNNNNNNNNNNNNNNNNNNNNNNNNNNNNNNNNNNNNNNNNNNNNNNNNNNNNNNNNNNNNNNNNNNNNNNNNNNNNNNNNNNNNNNNNNNNNNNNNNNNNNNNNNNNNNNNNNNNNNNNNNNNNNNNNNNNNNNNNNNNNNNNNNNNNNNNNNNNNNNNNNNNNNNNNNNNNNNNNNNNNNNNNNNNNNNNNNNNNNNNNNNNNNNNNNNNNNNNNNNNNNNNNNNNNNNNNNNNNNNNNNNNNNNNNNNNNNNNNNNNNNNNNNNNNNNNNNNNNNNNNNNNNNNNNNNNNNNNNNNNNNNNNNNNNNNNNNNNNNNNNNNNNNNNNNNNNNNNNNNNNNNNNNNNNNNNNACCGTATATGGGATGGGACGGATTCcagaaacacataaacaaatatactacctttttcttactattttttaatgtacttaaatctaatcatcttctttccaaaccaaactgaaaataaattggtacaaagttagattatgaatgttaataacattttttacatTCATAATTACAAATGTAACTCCGCATAATCCAAACCTAATTACAAATTTAGTTCTTATACAATTaacccgcacgtatgtgcgggtccaatCCCTAGTGTACTTATATAATAAACCaactaaaatatgatttttaatattcCTATCCAAATATACGTAggtatttaagaaaaaaaaaacattttcgtCTTTGTAGTAAAGAATCTAAAAAGAGTGGGTCCtccataattttaaaaaaaatcgagaaaTCAAGAGGATGATGAGATTTTCCTATAAGAAGCCAAAGCCATTCACACCATTTCCTCcatcaccaaacaaacaaacacattcaaaaatctcattaataagtaaaaaatcCTCTCGAGAGACAAAGAATGAGAATGACACTTGTTCACTtgtctctctccctcttctcATGTCTCCTCCTTGTCCTTTCTCCGACCTTCATTGCCTCCACTCCGGTCTCCGACCCTGACTTCGTTGTTCAGGAAGTTAACGAGTGAGTAAAAATCTTTAATCCCCTATAGTAGTTTGTACCACATTTTAACATTATTGTTGtgtaataatatatgttttgtagGAAGATTAATGCGTCTAGGAGGAATCTAGGCGTGCTCTCATGTGGGACCGGAAATCCAATAGACGACTGTTGGAGATGCGACCCGAAATGGGAGAAAAACAGACAACGGCTAGCCGATTGCGCTATTGGTTTTGGCAAACACGCAATCGGCGGCCGTGACGGCAAAATCTACGTGGTGACGGATTCGAGCGACAAAGACGCGGTCAACCCTAAACCCGGAACTCTAAGACACGCCGTGATCCAGGACGAGCCGCTTTGGATCATCTTTGCTCGTGACATGGTCATAAAGCTAAAAGAAGAGCTGATAATGAACTCTTTCAAGACCATAGACGGACGTGGAGTGAACGTCCATATCGCTGGTGGCGCGTGCATCACGGTTCAGTACGTGaccaacatcatcatccacGGTATCAACATCCACGACTGTAAAAGAAAGGGTAATGCTTACGTTAGAGACTCTCCGTCGCATTATGGGTGGAGGACGGCCTCCGACGGTGACGCCGTCTCGATTTTTGGTGGCTCACACGTGTGGGTAGACCACTGCTCGTTGTCGAACTGCGCTGACGGTTTGATCGACGCCATTCATGGATCAACGGCCATTACGATCTCTAACAACTACTTGACTCACCACAATAAAGTTATGCTTTTGGGACACAGTGATTCGTACACGAGAGACAAGAACATGCAAGTCACCATTGCCTTTAATCACTTTGGTGAAGGTCTTGTTCAGAGGATGCCAAGGTAAATTAACttaaataatatagtttttaatttgctaaacaagtttctttaatttttttgaaattgttttaaaaCTAAGCCGGTGTGATTTTGGCAGATGTAGACATGGATATTTTCATGTGGTGAATAATGATTATACACATTGGCAAATGTATGCAATTGGTGGGAGTGCAGCCCCAACGATTAATAGTCAAGGCAATAGGTTTCTTGCTCCTAACGATCATGTCTTTAAAGAGGTAATtaagaaagctttttttttttatttagtcaaatgggaatattcagtttaatctgaccaaaaaaaaggtaaaaataataGGTGACTAAGTACGAAGATGCCCCACAAAGCAAATGGAAGAAATGGAATTGGAGGTCAGAAGGTGATTTGTTCCTAAACGGTGCCTTTTTCACGGCTTCGGGTGGAAGAGCCTCTTCAAGCTATGCTAAGGCTTCGAGTTTGTCGGCTAGACCGTCCTCAGTAGTAGCTTCAGTCACGAGCAGTGCTGGTgcactcttttgtaaaaaagGATCTCGATGTTAATCGGATGcatctttttcaaaattatatatataatccatctaattaattaaaaaaaaaaaaacataaagaagagGATGCATGTGTCCCTGGTATGTCAATTTTTCATTAccctttggttttttttttttattatgggGAGGGTTAAAGTTATAAGATGATGGATATGATGTGTATACTAAAGTTATGTGTGGATTCCCTTTGGACCAATGggtttcttttaaacttttttggAGTAGGGACCAATGTTTTATGTTGTGGTGGGGGGATATGTATGTACAATTGGTAAGCGATTATTGTTGATTTTCTTATATTGTAACAAATTGAATCAACAtcttaaattatcaaaaatcttTGTGTTAAAACTAATTTCGATGTATAAATAGTAATATGTTGTGGCATAGTAGGGAATATATTATCATGGGCAACATTGGTTGCAGTGTAACATGGGGATATCTAATTTTTGGGATGACATTTAATTTGTCTGCAAGATCTGTAATAAGTGTTGGCTTCGTGAGGCTGACAAAACTAAACCAGAATCTCCCACTAATTGGACCAGATCTGGATCTTGCTCTTCTTGCTCTCTTGCGTTCCCAAGACGTGGCCGTTGGACAATTATTGCAATAAATgatgagaaaccaaaaaaatccaaacgaGGAGCTGCAGTTTTTTTCAAAGTGACTCAGAATGTTCAATAAATGTGGCTTTCTCTTACAATTAAAATCATGTGACGAATGCACTAAGTACTTCATTTTGAGTGCAATCCTATAACTGTCTCTCATTCTAAGGGTACTAATATTGCTAAATAAACTAATGAGTTATCTTCTCAGCAACTTTGTCGGTGGAGGACTATTTACCCatttctgtgtgtgtgtgtgtgttttttttttgttaatttgttgttggttttgggATAATTTTGAAAGTTCCGGTACCATGTGGATAGTATCAGTTTTTTTGGAACTAGGAATGGGACACAACCTTCACGTTCATCGTTACGTGTTCCAAGAAGAGTCATGTTTCACTTCAGAAGTATATCTCAATTTCAATTAATCAATATCACCGTGCTAGTTTTGGATCCCCGTCCGATACTGATCTCCATATCACCAAAAAGTTGTATTAAAGGAAAACAATGATTTCATTTGCAAGCAACAATGTCAAGATCTAAACATGATCAAAATTGGttttaaccaaacaaacaaagaaagctTAATGAAGCATTCATGACAATTGTCGGCACTAGACAAAAGGTACAGAACGTTATTTGACTTTCATGCATGTAAAAAATTTTACCCGACCCACCAAAATCTTTACTATCAATCAAAACATTACAAACCAAAATGATTCTCAGCCATTAATGTTCAACTTCAACCTCCAACAGTCCTATTCTCTTACTCATTAATGTTGCTCATCTCTTTGAACATGAGGGACCGATCGAAACTCATTCCCTAAATCAATACATTTCAAGTCTTTGAATGTCTGAAATAAAACCGCAATctcaacaaaattcaaaactagCACACCTAAACCACAGTGAAAATTATATGTGAAAATGttcttacaaaaatacatttgcaaaaaaagggaaacaagCCAAACCATCGAATATGATGGGTGTGTGTTTGGAGAAAGACATCATCAGTATTCAGATGGGGCGGATCGGAAGCATTTTGCTCGTACATCCTTGAAgcattttgtgattttgtctaTTCCTTTGGGACCAAGAGAGGATCGGAGGAGCCGCAGCTTCACCAGCGGCAATGTTGCCCTTTTGAGCATCGATGCCCGGCCAAACTCATCGAAAGCCAAATCGCTGACAGATTCGTAGTCTAATTAGACTAAACAGAGCTTATATGGAACCTGGGCATTTGTGTCTACGGCCCAATTTTATATTCACTATATATTAGCCCGCCAAACTTTAAATTCTCACTataaatctctttttcttttaatatttgagAAAATTCTTATTATTGTcacaatacaaaatatttaaactgagccaatgtttaattttgttgttaaattCAAGCCAAGTTTCTTTTAatactctctagtctctactaATAATATCCAAACCTATCCTGAAACTAAAATGTATTAGACTGATAtggaattatttttttcatatataatttatctctaattttttgaacttttttttatataagctAAAGTAGAGAATTTTGGTCATGTAATAAATGAAGGATATGGCATATACATGACGAAAACAAATGAGTATGACAGCCAAAAACAAGGAAGTAGGTAAAAGTGAAACAATAACATTCctcttttttgtcaaacaacaataacattCCTTAAAACAAGAATTTGCTCTTATTCGTTCTCTTGGTTCTACCAACTACACCCTCTAAGTCTAACTCAATATATACTACATATATCACCTACACTCGTatgtatacacatatatacattatatgcGGATGTTATgtacatagatatatattatcatgCCAAATTATCAATGTATCACCCCAAATCCAACGAGGCAACGAGTGTTGCAGGAGACTATTTTATGAGTGCAATGAGTTAAAGTATAATAAAGTAATTTTCTTGtgctatttaatatttttatgcaAAATCTAAACAATTGTTTGATGAGATAATACAACGTACTTACTATCAAAGTCTTTTAATTAAGATCAATAGATTTGGCATATTGAACAGATTTAGTATGAGCCAATgatatgtttctttcttctatttcttaGGTAAAGTACTATTCAAATTGAAACATAAGTTCTCCTACAAGTGAAACAAGTGGTGACTGTCGGCGTTGAcattgtaaatatttatttgaatttttgtttgaaaaatatttttggttatatgtcacggtaaaacatttatatatctataattatttgatattttatttttattatatataataataaaaaactctTAAACTAGTTCCCGATTAATCCTTGATTTAAATCTGATTTTCTGATTAATTGTTAGACCCTCCTTCACCGCCCGACTAACGcctaatgatttttaaaacaggggttATATCTAGATGATGAAAAAACTAGAAAGTAGATCCAAATGAAAAACGAGTATTAGAAAACGagacaaaatgaaaaaactagaaaatagATCGAGATGAAAAACGAGTATTAGAAAACGAGAcaaacaatgatgatgatgaaaaaactagaaaaattaCCTTTAGTATTGCAGATCCGTGGGTTCAAAATGAAGGCACGACGGCAATGATGAACTACAACGTGAGGGAATCTATGTGCGTGAAACACATAATTAACAGAATATGTATTTGTAGCTTGACTATCACATTGGAGATCAATCGGGTGTGAGTGATTGTGTGTTTTTATCCATTAAGGTAAAGCAGTATTTATACTAAGCTAGTTACATATACTTGATAGGATTAAATCTAGATAAAGCAGTATTgacatatatctttattttaatatatattctcaCACTAAACCAGTTCAATTGTgctacatattatttttttgaatctcAAATAATCTCACACTTAATCAATTTAGTTGTACTAAATTAACTTTCTTCcacttttttgatttttatatgaaaaatctaataaaattgtttgatgAAATAATGTAAATTTAGGATAAGTAGATCTAGCATATTGTACATATTTAGTGTGAGGCGCtgagctttttttctttgtcttattCGCAAATGCATATACATGCTAAAATGGATGTTAACTATATGATATGTAGCTATAAATGTGAATTAGATAATGAACGAAGAGATCTTCATTTctatatatcaaagaatatgTAGAAGAGATGGGTGaattatatagtaaataaattaatggTATTTGTATTTATCGGATAGGTGGCAAATAATGTTAAGTACTAGACACtatatgaatgatatatatataattaagtaaaatacatagaatttatttaaaattatacttcCTTAAGCCTCTTTCTGAAGACTTCAGGTTTATAATCTCGTTGACTTGAGAAGagaattaataataatagttttttcATCATATATCTCAAAATAATAGGAGATTGAtgaaatcttataaaaatctataaaacaaaattcaagagtAGGCTAATAGGGCTAAAACGTAAATGTAATTGTTTAAGGGAGTGAGCTTTTACTGTTTTTATTCGGCTAACTAGACCAATATCACTCCAGATGTCTACGATGTTTTTACGTGAGAAGGGGTGTAGTTTTTACAAGAGCACTATACTTCTATTGGAACATAAACAATAcgaaatcttatataatatgagaaggttttctccTAACATTGCATAACATGATGACATTTGGCAGCATATATTTTTAACACATGTCTTCatttctcaattattaaatttttttaattcattt
This genomic window contains:
- the LOC104787793 gene encoding probable pectate lyase 5, whose translation is MRMTLVHLSLSLFSCLLLVLSPTFIASTPVSDPDFVVQEVNEKINASRRNLGVLSCGTGNPIDDCWRCDPKWEKNRQRLADCAIGFGKHAIGGRDGKIYVVTDSSDKDAVNPKPGTLRHAVIQDEPLWIIFARDMVIKLKEELIMNSFKTIDGRGVNVHIAGGACITVQYVTNIIIHGINIHDCKRKGNAYVRDSPSHYGWRTASDGDAVSIFGGSHVWVDHCSLSNCADGLIDAIHGSTAITISNNYLTHHNKVMLLGHSDSYTRDKNMQVTIAFNHFGEGLVQRMPRCRHGYFHVVNNDYTHWQMYAIGGSAAPTINSQGNRFLAPNDHVFKEVTKYEDAPQSKWKKWNWRSEGDLFLNGAFFTASGGRASSSYAKASSLSARPSSVVASVTSSAGALFCKKGSRC